GGATCGTGCGTCACCAATATCAAGGTAGTGCCTTGTTGTTTATTAATTTCAAACAAAAGATCGGCAATGTGTGAGCCCGTTTTAGTATCTAAGTTGCCTGTCGGTTCATCTGCAAATAAAATAGCGGGTTTAGAAATGAAGGCGCGAGCAATTGCCACACGCTGTTGCTCACCACCGGAGAGTTGTGAAGGGAAATGCTCCGCTCTATCGGCTAAATCAACCTTAGCTAATAATTCACGTGCCAGTTGTTCAGGATTATCCATACCCGCTAACTCAGCCGGTAACATGATATTTTCCAACGCAGTTAAACTGTTGATCAATAAGAATTGCTGAAAGATAAACCCAACATGTTGAGCGCGAACAGCACTACGTTGCTCTTCATTAAATTGGTGCAATGGCTGGTTTTTAAGAAAAACTTCGCCGCTCGAAGGTAAATCTAATCCCGCTATAATAGACAATAGGGTAGACTTACCTGAACCAGACGCACCAACAATCGCTAATGAGTCACCAGCGGTTACCGCTAAGTCCATCGGATGTAAAATATCCAAGGTCTTAGCCTCTGTTTTAACTGATTTAGTTAAGGCACTTACTTTTAATATAACGTCGGAATGTAGCTTCATGTTTAAAAATGCCTTTAAAGTATTATTATTGATGGTTATCTTGTTACCTGCAGCACATGCTACAGCTAATCATAAAATTTTGTTATTGGGTGACAGCCTCAGCGCGAGTTACGGAATGACACAAAGTGAAGGCTGGGTAACCCTGCTTAATCAGCAGTTATCCGAGAAAAATGCCCCGTATAACATCATCAATGCCAGTATCAGTGGCGAGACTACCGCTGGCGGTCTATCTCGCTTACCTGGCATTTTGGCTAAACAGTCTATTGATACGCTCATCATTGAACTCGGCGGTAATGACGGCTTACGTGGTTTTCCACCTACGTTAATCAAAAGCAATCTAGAAAAAATGGTTGATTTAGCCCACGCAAAGAATATCCCAGTCTATGTCATGAATATTCGTATTCCACCTAATTATGGCCCACGCTACAGTAAAATGTTCACTGATGTATTTGCTCAAGTTGGCAGTGAAAAAGACATTACGGTACTGCCATTTTTCATGGAGCAGATCGCAATAGATCCAAGCTTAATGCAAAACGATGGGATCCACCCAAACCGTATCGCTCAGCCTAAAATCGCTGACATAATGTCAAAGCAATTAGCGACTATTTATAACGCGCCAAACGAGTAGGCTGTTATAAGTGATGATAGCGACAACAGGCGATAAATGTGTAACTGATTAAGATAAACCAGTTTGGCTAGCGTTGTCAGGATAGGTTTCACAAATGCAGGTAAAGTATTGTCAGGAGGATTGTTTTAATCGCAACTAAAGTTGAATACAGTTAATGCTACGATTAAAACGATTATTAAAGCTGTTATTAACACGATGATTAAAATAGTCCCATTTGTTGATCGGTTATCAAATCAAAGCTCAAGCCGATAAATGGCAAGATACCATCAGCAATCGGCTTCAATTGTTTTTCAATATAATGCTCGAAATCCAAGACCGAATGTTGGTGCTCAACCGCTTCAGGGCCACTCAAGGTGAGCACATAACTGATCCAAGCTTTGTGTTGATAACGCAGAGGCTGACCTAATTGGCGATTTTTCTCATCCGCTGCACGTGCTGCTTTTACATGTGGTGGCACATTCTTCACATATAAGGCCAATTCTTGGCGCAAGCGTTTACGATAAACGAGCTTATCATTAAACTCTCCTGCTAAGGTCTTCTCGACAATTTCCAGTACATAATCTTCAACAGCCAAACCATGGAATACCCGATGGTATAACTCCATTTGGAACATCTTCGCCAGATCGGTCCAATCGGTACGCACGGTTTCCAAGCCTTTGAAGATCAGCTTCTCACCGTCTTTGGTATTCACTAAACCGGCATAACGTTTTTTACTGCCTTTATCTAGGCCACGAATCGTTGGCATTAAAAACTTGTGATAATGCACTTCGTATTCGATATCTAAGAAACAATCAATGTCGTAGTCTTCACGTAAGTGTCGTTGCCATTGCGCGTTAATATATTCTGATAATTCTGCGCCCATACGATCCGCCTGCACACTTCGCTCGTCATGTCCCTCGCCATCAGTAAATTTCGAGCTATCAAGTAATACAAACGTCGAATCAGTATCACCGTAGATCACCTTATAACCTTTAGCTTCAATCCAGCCAGCAGTTGTCTGCATGATCTCTTGGCCGCGCATGGTGATCGAAGATGCTAAACGCGTATCATAAAAACGACAGCCGCCAGATCCCAATACGCCATAAAACGAATTCATTAAGATCTTAATGGCTTGCGAACGTGCGGCATCTTTATCGACCTTGGCTTGATCACGCTGTGACCACAGTTCGGTAATAATATCGGGCAGGTAATGTTTATCCCGATCAAACAAGCCACCACGGAACCCGGGGATCGCCTCTGTTGGGTTTTGCACACCTTCTAATAAGCCCACCGGATCAATTTTAAAGGTGCGAATAATCGACGGGTACAGGCTCTTAAAATCCAGCACTATCACGTGATCATACAAGCCTGGAAAGGAATCCATGACATAACCACCGGGACTCGCTGTTATTCCGCTCTCACGTAAGTTTGGCGCAACATAACCCGCACGATGTAACTTAGGTAAATATACATTCGTAAATGCTAATACAGAGCCACCGTTACGATCTAATTCCAATCCAGTTAATTGCGAACGTAATAACAAGAAATCTAACAAGCGCGTTTTAACAAAGATATCCCACACTAAGACGCAATCTTGCAGGTTATACTTAGCTAACTTCTGTTTGTTGAAGTGAAAATCGTGATTGATCTGTTCCATGCGGTTATCAACGTCTTCGGTATCCTTACCCACACCAAGGACCTCTTGTGCTACATTTTCTAAACTAAAGCTTGGGAAACTATAAGTGGCGGTTTTTAAACTATCAATGCCATCAACCACTACGCGCCCATGTAAGGTTAAAAAACCTGGCTGCTGCGGTGTGCGGCCATCACGCCAATGCAGGTTTTGACCACCACGCCCTAGCGATAATTTAAGATTATGGAATGTGGCGCGCACAGCCAATAACCGAAAATCAAAGTTAATCACGTTCCAACCAATAAAGATGTCAGGATCGTAGCTGATCACGAATGCTTGCAGTGCCAATAACAAGCTTTTCTCGTCAGCAACCCAGTGGATCAACGGCTCATCATCAGGAGCTTGCGCTAAATTTTTATTCGCTTTTATTTGTGCCTGAACGAGATCTTTATCAAGCTGCTCGCCTATCATGTAAACCCGTTTAAAAGGCTTACCGTCAGGGCAATAGGCAGGGCTTAATGAATACAAACCAATTGAGTAAAGCTCACCGTGTTCTGAACACTCGATATCCAGTGAGATCTGTTTAATTTTGTCGACTAAGTTATCTGGCAATTCAGCAGGTTTAAGTTGTGCTTGTTGAAACTCAACATAGCCTTTGCGCTGTACTGGCGTACCAGTAAATTCGACAGCCCCTTTAACGAAACGCTCCATCAGGTAACGTTCAGCTGGACGAATATCCGCCTCTAATACCGTAACCAGCTTACGTCTTAATAATTCTTGGGCGCGATGATAGTCATGGGACGTCTGGAAATAAAAGGCGCTCATCAACTCTAAATCAAAGCTACGCAACTGCAAATTTTTATAATTAAAGCGTGGATTAAGCTCACTTAAGCACGCTAATGCAGTGGTCAGTTGATCTTGAGGAATGAACATCACCAGCGGCTGGGTTGCCGGGATCAGTTTAACCGCACCCATTTCAGATGCTAACCAGTAACTTAATTCGTTGTTACCATTACGATCACGGCTATGGCGCGATAATAAAAAACCCAGATATGTAGCAGACAAAATTAACCAGAAAAAGTAGTGTAAGACTGGTTAAGTGTACAGCATTTTTAGAAATGTGAAAATGGCATACAAATAAGCTTATCCATTCATTAATCAACCATAATCCAATCGCTGACGAAATATCTTTATATGCGGCTATATTTATACAAATGTGTGATCAGATATCATGATTTGTTGAATATATGTTATAAAGCCTAACTGAATAACGAATTAACCATTTTAGACTAAATAAAGAAGAGAATACGCTTGTGACCGCAACCCTTAAACCTTTTATCTTACTACTCGTCAGTGGATTTTTACTCATGTTAGGTTACGGTCTGAGTAATATTTTATTGCCTGTGCGCATGCAAAATGACGGTATCAGCGTCGATAACATCGGTATCATCTTATCTATGCTATCTGTGGGTTTTCTACTGGGTGCGATTTATAGCCGTAAATTATTACAACGAGTTGGTCATATCCGTATATTTGCGATGTGCGGTAGCTTAACCTCGGTCGCCATCTTATTGTCTGGTTTATATCCTGAGCCGTTAATGCTTGCAGCAATGCGGATGCTAACCGGATTTTGCATGGCCTGCGCCAATGCCACGCTCGATAGCTGGTTAAGTCACAGTGCCACAGAAGAAAGCCGTGGACGAGTATTATCAATTAACCAAATGGTGATCATGTCGGCACTGTTTTCTGGGCAGTTCTTATTAAACGTTGCGCCAATCACCGATGTGACTCTGTTTGTTATCTCAGGTATTTTATTTAGCCTTTCTATCACCCCTATCGTGATCAGCAAGCAACTGGGGCCACAGATTGAAGACAGTCAGTCCATGTCCTTAATGACCATCATTAAACTATCGCCACTTGGAGTTATCTGTTGTTTTTACGGCGGTTTTCTCTATGCGGGTTTAGTTAATATGCTGCCTATTTTTGCCAATGACAACGGTATTCAAGGTTTCAGCTTATCCATTTTTATGGGCGCATCTATTTTTGGTGCTATTGTTTTTCAATATCCAATCGCGTATTTATCAGACCGCTTCGACCGTCGTAAAACCATGATCGCCATGGTATTAACCATCGCAGCATTATCACTAGTAGTGCCACAGTTAATTAATTCGTCACAATTTAACCTCACCTTATTAGTCATTGCAGTTGTCATGGGCTTAACCGCTTGCCTCTATCCAATGAGCATGTCAGAAACGTTTGATAAAGTATTGCGAGAACAGATTTTAGCGGCAATGGGATCCTTACTACTGATTTATGCACTGGGTAGTATTCTCGGTCCCAATCTCGCCTCTATTGCGATGAACATATTTGGCAGTGCAGCATTATTCTCATTCATGAGTATTACGGCACTGACGCTACTGGTATTTATCTTAGGTAATATGTTTAAGCAGACAGCGCTACCACGCGATGAGCAAGAAAATTTCATTATGCAAACCCCTTCCGGTGTGGCATCTGAACTGGATCCTCGAACTCAATATTCCCAGCCTTCTTTTGAACAAACATCAGAAGTTGAAGTGGCGATTAGTTTAGCAGCAAACAATCCCGCAGCTGCCGTGAACATGGCCAAAACCTTAGCGATGCGCGACCCAAATGACGCCTCAAACTTAGCCGCGGCACTCAGTACCATTGACGAAATTGATATCAGCCGTTTGTACCGCGCCATCACCGCCGCCGCGCCAGAAATGAGCATACACATTGCCGAGGCTCTCACCAATGCCTCACCAGAACAAGCGGACGAATTAGTTGACTGGATCACCACGGAGCGCCCCGACCAATTTACTGACATTATTGTTGCCATCGCCAATTCAATGCCAGATAACGGGATTAATATGATGGAGATCGCAGCCGAAAATATGGTTGAAGAGCACCAAGATGAATTGCTGGAAATGACCGACCAATACATGACAAGCTTATCTGATTCGTTAGATGATATGCGTCCAGTCGATCGTGCAGCGGCCGCCACAGAGCAAACAGCAACCGAGCTATACAGCCGTTTAACCGATGTATCACCAACGCAATCAGCCGACTTCGCCCTCGCTGTATCTGAAGCATACCCTGAGTCATCAAATGTAGTTGCCGAAGCTTACGTGAGCAATCTAATTGAAAGCGAACAAGCCACATCAGGTGATGCCACAGCGAACATTGAAAGTGCGGTAAATGACTACGTCACCCAAGTTGCTGAAACGATCCCTGAATACGCTGCCGATATCGCCACCACGATGATTGATTCTGTACCCGATATCGCCTCTGATATGGTTGAGATTTTACAAGATTCAGACGTGTTCGATGACAGCGAACTAAGCACGTCGATTAAAGACAAACCTGAGCATGATGAGCTTGAAGAGCAGTTACAATATGCCGTGCAAACGCAGTCTGATGAACTCGATAAAAATAGCTAGTAATTGTTTACTTCCCAGTGTCTAGGCTAGCATTATAATCCATCACTGTGTTTGCAGTGATGACACCGAGCGCAACACAGCCAGACATTTGGGAAGCCAATAATATAATAATAAAACATTTCTTCATCACAATTTCCTTTCAATATAGACCGGCCGGAATATAGCAACATTCATATAAATATCTATAAAATTAATTATTCAATAAGTGTGATCTATGTCTATTTGGCAACGCATTGGTTTAGCGAGCAGCTTGATATGAGGATAGAGCGGTATATCAATAAGCCGGTAATACAATGGATAGTAAAGAGGATCTAAGAAGTTAATATGAAAAGTAGGTATTAAGGAATACTGAGCTTGTTGCTTACGTAACAAGCTCAGTGTTTAAACGTGTTAGTTAAAACAACGCACTATTCAGCCATAGATGACAAAGAATTGAAGCGATGTAA
The DNA window shown above is from Moritella sp. F3 and carries:
- a CDS encoding MFS transporter, encoding MTATLKPFILLLVSGFLLMLGYGLSNILLPVRMQNDGISVDNIGIILSMLSVGFLLGAIYSRKLLQRVGHIRIFAMCGSLTSVAILLSGLYPEPLMLAAMRMLTGFCMACANATLDSWLSHSATEESRGRVLSINQMVIMSALFSGQFLLNVAPITDVTLFVISGILFSLSITPIVISKQLGPQIEDSQSMSLMTIIKLSPLGVICCFYGGFLYAGLVNMLPIFANDNGIQGFSLSIFMGASIFGAIVFQYPIAYLSDRFDRRKTMIAMVLTIAALSLVVPQLINSSQFNLTLLVIAVVMGLTACLYPMSMSETFDKVLREQILAAMGSLLLIYALGSILGPNLASIAMNIFGSAALFSFMSITALTLLVFILGNMFKQTALPRDEQENFIMQTPSGVASELDPRTQYSQPSFEQTSEVEVAISLAANNPAAAVNMAKTLAMRDPNDASNLAAALSTIDEIDISRLYRAITAAAPEMSIHIAEALTNASPEQADELVDWITTERPDQFTDIIVAIANSMPDNGINMMEIAAENMVEEHQDELLEMTDQYMTSLSDSLDDMRPVDRAAAATEQTATELYSRLTDVSPTQSADFALAVSEAYPESSNVVAEAYVSNLIESEQATSGDATANIESAVNDYVTQVAETIPEYAADIATTMIDSVPDIASDMVEILQDSDVFDDSELSTSIKDKPEHDELEEQLQYAVQTQSDELDKNS
- a CDS encoding DNA polymerase II; translated protein: MSATYLGFLLSRHSRDRNGNNELSYWLASEMGAVKLIPATQPLVMFIPQDQLTTALACLSELNPRFNYKNLQLRSFDLELMSAFYFQTSHDYHRAQELLRRKLVTVLEADIRPAERYLMERFVKGAVEFTGTPVQRKGYVEFQQAQLKPAELPDNLVDKIKQISLDIECSEHGELYSIGLYSLSPAYCPDGKPFKRVYMIGEQLDKDLVQAQIKANKNLAQAPDDEPLIHWVADEKSLLLALQAFVISYDPDIFIGWNVINFDFRLLAVRATFHNLKLSLGRGGQNLHWRDGRTPQQPGFLTLHGRVVVDGIDSLKTATYSFPSFSLENVAQEVLGVGKDTEDVDNRMEQINHDFHFNKQKLAKYNLQDCVLVWDIFVKTRLLDFLLLRSQLTGLELDRNGGSVLAFTNVYLPKLHRAGYVAPNLRESGITASPGGYVMDSFPGLYDHVIVLDFKSLYPSIIRTFKIDPVGLLEGVQNPTEAIPGFRGGLFDRDKHYLPDIITELWSQRDQAKVDKDAARSQAIKILMNSFYGVLGSGGCRFYDTRLASSITMRGQEIMQTTAGWIEAKGYKVIYGDTDSTFVLLDSSKFTDGEGHDERSVQADRMGAELSEYINAQWQRHLREDYDIDCFLDIEYEVHYHKFLMPTIRGLDKGSKKRYAGLVNTKDGEKLIFKGLETVRTDWTDLAKMFQMELYHRVFHGLAVEDYVLEIVEKTLAGEFNDKLVYRKRLRQELALYVKNVPPHVKAARAADEKNRQLGQPLRYQHKAWISYVLTLSGPEAVEHQHSVLDFEHYIEKQLKPIADGILPFIGLSFDLITDQQMGLF
- a CDS encoding arylesterase, producing MFKNAFKVLLLMVILLPAAHATANHKILLLGDSLSASYGMTQSEGWVTLLNQQLSEKNAPYNIINASISGETTAGGLSRLPGILAKQSIDTLIIELGGNDGLRGFPPTLIKSNLEKMVDLAHAKNIPVYVMNIRIPPNYGPRYSKMFTDVFAQVGSEKDITVLPFFMEQIAIDPSLMQNDGIHPNRIAQPKIADIMSKQLATIYNAPNE
- a CDS encoding ABC transporter ATP-binding protein, with translation MKLHSDVILKVSALTKSVKTEAKTLDILHPMDLAVTAGDSLAIVGASGSGKSTLLSIIAGLDLPSSGEVFLKNQPLHQFNEEQRSAVRAQHVGFIFQQFLLINSLTALENIMLPAELAGMDNPEQLARELLAKVDLADRAEHFPSQLSGGEQQRVAIARAFISKPAILFADEPTGNLDTKTGSHIADLLFEINKQQGTTLILVTHDPKLAARCQRQVTMESGQLTENSQLAKSSVQAAVTESTTEQFKEKQMSEQQ